One window of the Crassaminicella thermophila genome contains the following:
- a CDS encoding PDZ domain-containing protein, with the protein MIPFLELLKMALLTVFTIFANPLFWMVIFLVAVQYRKLNKMRIRVLGKGSSLKDMIFSAIKAGLLGGIIGSILIMILGITIDASDFHFILPLAILLMLIDIRYICFSYSGGLLALSSLILGFPKLNVSSIIAIVAILHMIESILIYFDGYKYAMPMFVEDKRYGVVGAFTLQRFWPIPFTVLLLAIGPLQGGEEINLPNWWPLFKASIDVNNIPLQISCIVAALGYGDVARSTTPKEKSKTSAKRLFFYSLILLSLSIISTKVYFFKFIAALFAPLAHEYLIIYGQREEKKAIPIFRRHSMGVTVLDVENGVGNNIGLEPGDVIIKINNQLVSDPLDIQEVLKYYPPYIWIDVIDIKGNIRKLEYKDYKRGINSLGIVVVPKDSNVVFDLESSYSIIEKFLKRLFISKKNM; encoded by the coding sequence ATGATTCCATTTTTAGAGTTATTAAAGATGGCACTACTTACAGTGTTTACCATATTTGCAAATCCTTTGTTTTGGATGGTTATTTTTTTAGTTGCTGTGCAGTATAGAAAGCTTAATAAGATGAGAATAAGAGTACTAGGAAAAGGAAGCTCCTTAAAAGATATGATATTTAGTGCAATAAAAGCAGGTTTATTAGGAGGAATCATAGGAAGTATTCTTATTATGATTTTAGGGATTACTATTGATGCAAGTGATTTTCATTTTATCCTTCCTTTGGCAATTTTATTGATGCTTATTGATATTCGTTATATATGCTTTTCTTATTCAGGTGGGTTACTAGCATTATCTAGTTTGATATTAGGCTTTCCAAAGCTAAATGTTTCAAGTATTATTGCTATTGTAGCTATTCTTCATATGATTGAAAGTATTTTAATTTACTTTGATGGCTATAAATATGCTATGCCTATGTTTGTAGAAGATAAAAGGTATGGTGTGGTAGGAGCTTTTACCTTGCAGAGGTTTTGGCCTATTCCTTTTACTGTATTGCTTTTAGCAATAGGACCATTGCAAGGAGGAGAGGAGATAAATCTTCCTAATTGGTGGCCACTTTTTAAGGCAAGTATAGATGTTAATAATATTCCTCTACAAATTTCTTGTATTGTTGCTGCTCTTGGATATGGAGATGTGGCACGATCTACTACTCCAAAAGAAAAGAGTAAAACATCTGCAAAAAGGTTGTTTTTTTATAGCTTGATTTTGTTGAGTTTATCTATTATATCAACAAAAGTATATTTTTTTAAGTTTATTGCAGCTTTATTTGCTCCTTTAGCTCATGAGTATTTGATTATTTATGGGCAAAGAGAGGAGAAAAAGGCAATTCCAATTTTTAGAAGACATTCAATGGGTGTTACTGTATTAGATGTAGAAAATGGAGTGGGGAATAATATTGGATTAGAGCCTGGAGATGTTATTATTAAGATAAATAATCAACTTGTAAGTGACCCTTTGGATATACAGGAAGTTTTAAAATATTATCCGCCTTATATTTGGATAGATGTTATTGATATAAAAGGGAATATAAGAAAATTAGAGTATAAGGATTATAAGAGAGGTATTAATAGTTTGGGAATTGTAGTTGTACCAAAAGATTCAAATGTTGTTTTTGATTTAGAGTCTTCTTATAGTATTATAGAAAAATTTTTAAAAAGATTATTTATTAGCAAAAAAAACATGTAA
- the uvrB gene encoding excinuclease ABC subunit UvrB yields MKKFELVSEYKPTGDQPKAIELLSDGIYKGLKHQTLLGVTGSGKTFTMANVIEKVQKPTLVIAHNKTLAAQLCSEFKEFFPNNAVEYFVSYYDYYQPEAYVAHTDTYIEKDAQINDEIDKLRHSATAALFERKDVIIVASVSCIYGLGDPIDYENQVLSLRPGMIKGRDEILKKLVDIQYARNDINFVRGTFRVRGDVVEIFPANEAEHAIRVELFGDEVDRITEINIVTGEIIGIRNHVSIFPASHYVTTKEKLEKAIIDIEEELRERVKYFKENEKFIEAQRIQQRTMYDIEMLREVGFCQGIENYSRHISQRPPGSKPFTLIDYFPDDFLIIVDESHVTIPQIRGMYAGDKARKENLVEYGFRLPSAYDNRPLNFDEFEGLINQIIYVSATPGPYEKEHSQNTVEQIIRPTGLLDPKIYVRPIKGQIDDLIGEINQVIERNQRVLVTTLTKKMAEDLTAYFKDVDIKVRYLHSDIDTLERMEIVRDLRLGVFDVLVGINLLREGLDLPEVSLVAILDADKEGFLRSETSLVQTIGRAARNIDGKVIMYADKITDSMKRAIDETNRRRKIQKEYNEKYNIKPKGIVKKVRDVIEATKVAEDSVKYGINKEIEDMKPKEINKLIEKLEREMKEAAENLQFERAANLRDKIMELKENL; encoded by the coding sequence ATGAAAAAATTTGAGCTTGTTTCAGAATATAAACCTACTGGGGATCAGCCTAAGGCTATTGAGCTTTTAAGTGATGGGATTTATAAGGGATTAAAGCATCAAACCCTTTTAGGGGTTACAGGTTCTGGAAAGACTTTTACTATGGCAAATGTTATTGAGAAGGTTCAAAAGCCAACTTTAGTGATAGCTCATAATAAGACATTGGCAGCACAGTTGTGTAGTGAATTTAAAGAGTTTTTTCCAAATAATGCTGTTGAATATTTTGTAAGTTATTATGATTACTATCAACCAGAAGCTTATGTTGCCCATACAGATACTTATATAGAAAAGGATGCACAAATTAATGATGAGATTGATAAGCTTCGCCACTCTGCTACTGCTGCATTATTTGAAAGAAAAGATGTGATTATTGTTGCTAGTGTCTCTTGCATATATGGATTAGGAGATCCTATAGATTATGAAAATCAAGTGTTGTCTTTAAGACCTGGTATGATTAAGGGAAGAGATGAGATATTAAAAAAGTTAGTAGATATTCAGTATGCACGAAATGATATAAATTTTGTACGTGGGACATTTAGAGTTAGAGGAGATGTGGTAGAAATTTTTCCTGCTAATGAAGCAGAGCATGCTATAAGAGTAGAATTGTTTGGAGATGAAGTCGATAGAATCACAGAAATAAATATAGTAACAGGAGAAATAATAGGAATAAGAAATCATGTATCTATTTTTCCTGCTTCTCACTATGTAACTACAAAAGAAAAACTGGAGAAAGCAATTATTGATATAGAAGAAGAATTAAGAGAGAGAGTAAAATATTTTAAAGAAAATGAAAAATTTATTGAAGCTCAAAGGATTCAGCAAAGAACTATGTATGATATAGAGATGCTTAGGGAAGTTGGATTTTGTCAGGGAATAGAAAATTATTCAAGGCATATTTCTCAAAGACCACCCGGTAGCAAGCCTTTTACGTTGATTGACTATTTTCCTGATGATTTTTTAATAATTGTTGATGAATCACATGTTACAATCCCACAAATAAGGGGTATGTATGCAGGAGATAAGGCTAGAAAAGAAAACCTAGTAGAATATGGATTTAGATTGCCTTCAGCTTATGACAACAGACCTCTTAATTTTGATGAGTTTGAAGGATTAATAAATCAAATTATTTATGTAAGTGCAACGCCAGGGCCTTATGAAAAAGAACATAGTCAAAATACAGTAGAGCAAATCATAAGACCTACGGGACTTCTTGATCCTAAGATATATGTAAGACCTATAAAAGGTCAAATTGATGATTTGATTGGAGAAATTAATCAAGTAATAGAAAGAAACCAAAGAGTATTGGTGACTACCCTTACAAAGAAAATGGCAGAGGATTTAACTGCTTATTTTAAAGATGTTGATATTAAGGTTAGGTATCTACATTCTGATATTGATACACTAGAGAGAATGGAGATTGTAAGAGATTTGAGATTAGGCGTTTTTGATGTTTTGGTCGGAATAAACTTATTAAGAGAAGGATTAGATTTGCCTGAAGTTTCACTCGTAGCTATTTTAGATGCAGATAAGGAAGGATTTCTCCGTTCTGAAACCTCTTTAGTTCAAACAATAGGACGAGCTGCTAGAAATATAGATGGAAAAGTGATTATGTATGCTGATAAAATTACAGATTCTATGAAACGAGCTATTGATGAAACAAATAGAAGAAGGAAGATTCAAAAGGAATATAATGAAAAATACAATATAAAGCCAAAAGGAATAGTAAAGAAAGTAAGAGATGTAATAGAAGCGACAAAGGTTGCTGAGGATTCTGTTAAGTATGGAATAAATAAAGAAATAGAAGATATGAAGCCGAAAGAGATTAATAAACTGATTGAAAAGCTTGAAAGAGAAATGAAAGAGGCTGCAGAAAATTTACAGTTTGAAAGGGCAGCTAATCTTCGTGATAAAATAATGGAACTAAAAGAGAATCTTTAA
- a CDS encoding aminotransferase class IV, translated as MKREAILNYYIYNGEKCSTDSIEVFDNIISPIIYEVIRIIDGIPLFLEDHLERFRKSLDLLGVKLEKSDEEIKAEIFELIKINKCNQMNVKLLCSNLYEKEQDFFVYFVKSHYPEPFLYKKGIHTILFYSERENPNAKVLNTSLRECVNEAIKKADAYEALLVNEDGYIMEGSRSNMFFVKKDVVYTAPAKDVLLGVTRNYIMKVCKMLNIKVVEKAIHEKEIASLDGAFMSGTSVNVLPIKSIDKIKMDSVDNQVINKILEGYLNEMKDYIKSQTAR; from the coding sequence ATGAAACGAGAAGCGATTTTGAATTATTATATATATAATGGAGAGAAATGTTCTACGGATAGTATTGAGGTTTTTGATAATATTATTTCTCCTATTATCTATGAAGTTATAAGAATTATTGATGGTATTCCTTTATTTTTAGAAGATCATTTAGAACGATTTAGAAAATCTTTAGATTTATTAGGGGTAAAGCTAGAAAAGTCAGATGAAGAAATAAAAGCTGAAATTTTTGAGCTTATTAAGATAAATAAATGTAATCAGATGAATGTAAAATTGCTTTGTAGCAATCTTTATGAAAAAGAGCAAGATTTTTTTGTTTATTTTGTAAAGAGTCATTATCCAGAGCCATTTCTTTATAAAAAGGGAATACATACGATTTTATTTTATTCTGAGAGAGAAAATCCGAATGCAAAGGTTTTAAATACATCTTTAAGAGAATGTGTGAATGAAGCAATAAAAAAGGCTGATGCTTATGAAGCACTTTTGGTAAATGAAGATGGATATATTATGGAAGGCAGTAGGTCTAATATGTTTTTTGTAAAGAAAGATGTAGTTTATACAGCTCCTGCAAAAGATGTATTATTAGGTGTAACAAGAAATTATATTATGAAGGTTTGTAAGATGTTAAATATAAAGGTAGTAGAGAAAGCTATCCATGAAAAAGAAATAGCTTCATTAGATGGAGCTTTTATGAGTGGAACTTCTGTAAATGTTTTGCCAATTAAGAGCATTGATAAAATAAAGATGGATTCTGTTGATAATCAAGTGATTAATAAAATTTTAGAAGGTTATCTAAATGAGATGAAAGATTATATTAAAAGTCAAACTGCCAGATGA
- a CDS encoding sensor domain-containing diguanylate cyclase, which translates to MYPALTSIILGFLCFYKLKIIDQNIKNMLHVNKEMEKYNEMKDVMLQISNSIIHMKNMDELLQLFVDSIVQIFDKADTASILIKNDDGLFEYKAVHGFDLDKLSEIKLSIDETFLASTNYKKSIIIKNPKLFNYNNIKKYHYNLLTNQHALDIKSTICTPILIDDQLYGIINVDSIYQNVFFTKEDLAIMEYLAGQLSVSMKNVLLFEKTLFLSRYDGLTKLYHRHYFDELYNNIFERAKRYNEKFCLCIIDLNNFKQINDKYGHLAGDLVIQYFSDMLKKHVRASDLIGRFGGDEFILLFINTDKKQVQKKLASLSKIISQNPLSYENNKFYVQFSYGISSFPEDSIDHKALIKIADSRMYKHKISKKNM; encoded by the coding sequence TTGTATCCTGCTCTAACTTCTATAATTTTAGGATTTTTATGCTTTTATAAGTTAAAAATAATTGATCAAAACATAAAAAATATGTTACATGTTAATAAAGAAATGGAAAAGTATAATGAAATGAAAGATGTAATGCTTCAAATAAGTAACTCAATTATTCACATGAAAAATATGGATGAACTTTTACAGCTTTTTGTGGATAGTATTGTTCAAATTTTTGATAAAGCAGATACTGCAAGTATTCTAATAAAAAATGATGATGGTTTATTTGAATATAAAGCTGTTCATGGTTTTGATCTAGATAAGCTTTCTGAAATAAAACTATCAATAGATGAAACATTTTTAGCTAGTACAAACTACAAAAAATCTATTATAATAAAAAACCCAAAGCTTTTTAATTATAATAATATAAAAAAGTATCATTATAATCTATTAACCAATCAGCATGCTTTAGATATAAAATCTACAATTTGCACACCTATTCTGATTGATGATCAGCTATATGGCATAATCAATGTGGATAGTATCTATCAAAATGTTTTTTTTACAAAAGAAGACCTAGCCATAATGGAATATTTAGCAGGCCAGCTTTCTGTTTCTATGAAAAATGTACTTCTTTTTGAAAAAACCTTATTTTTATCTAGGTATGATGGTCTGACAAAGCTATATCACCGTCACTATTTTGATGAATTATACAACAATATATTTGAACGTGCTAAAAGATATAATGAAAAATTCTGTTTATGTATAATAGATCTAAACAATTTCAAACAAATAAATGATAAGTATGGGCATCTTGCTGGAGATTTAGTAATTCAATATTTTTCAGATATGTTAAAAAAGCATGTAAGAGCATCAGATCTAATAGGAAGATTTGGTGGAGATGAGTTTATATTACTTTTCATAAATACAGATAAAAAGCAGGTACAAAAAAAGCTAGCATCTCTTTCTAAAATAATAAGCCAAAATCCATTAAGCTATGAGAATAATAAATTTTATGTACAATTTAGCTATGGGATTTCTTCTTTTCCAGAGGATTCTATTGATCACAAAGCATTAATAAAAATAGCAGACTCTAGAATGTATAAACATAAAATTAGCAAAAAAAACATGTAA
- a CDS encoding S41 family peptidase, translating to MISKKRAAVGAIILVLITTFLTFTVSNVVGLTLGDKVIISKQNYEYFKSIHKSYKKILSLKGFIEENYYKPVDVSKFEDGMIKGMFESLEDPYSVYMDKKEFSNFMEHTKGTYGGIGVIMTPGTDGFITVVAPIEDTPGERAGMKSGDKIIKVNDKEVTAEKLDEAVAMIKGKPGTKVNLTIMRPGKKEPFSVELRREEIRLKTVKSRMLEDGIGYIRITMFDEKTSDDFLKHLAKLEKKNIKGLIIDLRDNPGGLLSECVRIADRLLGEQVIVYTQDRTGHRKYEKSDKRHVDYPFVLLVNGGSASASEILSGAVKDTKSGTLIGTTTFGKGLVQQVKPLNDGTGFKLTTAQYFTPNGIYIHGKGIEPDIFIDLPEELKERVDLTDEEDVQLQKGISVLKQKIAKH from the coding sequence ATGATAAGTAAAAAACGGGCAGCAGTAGGAGCAATTATACTTGTATTAATAACCACTTTTTTAACTTTTACAGTAAGTAATGTCGTTGGATTAACATTAGGAGATAAGGTGATTATTTCAAAACAGAATTATGAATACTTTAAAAGTATCCATAAAAGCTACAAAAAAATATTAAGCTTAAAAGGATTTATAGAAGAAAACTATTATAAACCAGTAGATGTGAGTAAATTTGAGGATGGTATGATAAAAGGAATGTTTGAATCTTTAGAGGATCCTTATTCTGTTTATATGGATAAGAAAGAATTTAGCAATTTTATGGAACATACCAAAGGAACATATGGAGGAATTGGTGTTATTATGACACCAGGAACAGACGGCTTCATAACAGTTGTAGCCCCTATAGAAGATACACCAGGAGAGCGAGCTGGTATGAAATCTGGAGATAAGATTATAAAGGTAAATGATAAGGAAGTAACAGCAGAAAAATTAGATGAGGCTGTAGCAATGATTAAGGGAAAGCCTGGTACAAAAGTAAATTTAACCATTATGAGACCAGGGAAAAAAGAACCTTTTTCTGTAGAGTTAAGAAGAGAAGAAATAAGATTAAAAACTGTGAAGTCAAGAATGTTAGAAGATGGAATTGGATATATCCGTATTACCATGTTTGATGAAAAAACATCGGATGATTTTTTAAAGCATCTTGCAAAGCTTGAGAAGAAGAATATTAAAGGGCTTATTATTGACTTAAGAGATAATCCTGGAGGACTTTTATCAGAATGTGTAAGGATTGCAGATAGATTATTAGGAGAACAAGTTATTGTATATACCCAAGATAGAACAGGACATCGTAAATATGAAAAATCTGATAAAAGACATGTAGATTATCCTTTTGTATTATTAGTAAATGGAGGAAGTGCTAGTGCATCAGAGATTTTATCAGGTGCTGTAAAAGACACAAAATCAGGAACTTTAATTGGAACAACAACCTTTGGAAAAGGATTGGTGCAGCAGGTAAAACCTCTGAATGACGGAACAGGATTCAAATTAACAACGGCCCAATACTTTACACCTAATGGAATATACATCCATGGAAAAGGAATCGAGCCAGATATCTTTATTGATCTGCCAGAAGAATTGAAAGAACGTGTAGATCTGACAGATGAGGAAGATGTGCAGCTACAAAAGGGAATTTCAGTATTAAAACAAAAAATAGCAAAACATTAA